The proteins below come from a single Corylus avellana chromosome ca3, CavTom2PMs-1.0 genomic window:
- the LOC132174113 gene encoding ankyrin repeat-containing protein BDA1-like, with the protein MDQVLRNAAEQGNIDTLYSLIAMDARVLDKMDEIPFVQTPLHVAAAAGQTQFAMEMIMLKPSFTRKLNPDGFTPLLLALDKSRTQLMHELLAVHKDLICTKGRGGMNPLHYAAQSGNLHMLAEFLRFAPKTIEDVTSQSETALHIALRNKKLDAFELLVGWLQRAWFKNAAFWEKRIVNWKDAEGNTVLHIAASENAPQVVRWLLDCGGLLVNIKNLEGFTALDIAVARQTQEENQEMRNMLCRAGAKLASSLPTIASWEDYLRSPVSINEKLFIWFFRERMQFSNDFRNMLLVVAVLLVTIAYQAVLSPPGGVWQDNQFNIAAATSKNWKIRIMGILQALYRTLSLGLRGVSLMPLMGLKNGFSLSNGSEADLFSPGGGNGGKPSTQNSCLSATPNMKEAASVPQPPTPLQEKKSQVPAANEQGSAPAAK; encoded by the exons ATGGATCAGGTTTTGAGGAATGCTGCCGAGCAAGGAAACATTGACACCTTGTACTCGTTGATTGCAATGGACGCGAGAGTTTTGGACAAGATGGATGAGATTCCATTCGTTCAGACCCCTTTACACGTAGCTGCAGCGGCAGGACAAACCCAGTTTGCGATGGAGATGATAATGTTAAAGCCATCATTTACTAGGAAGCTTAACCCAGATGGCTTCACCCCATTGCTCCTTGCTTTGGATAAAAGTCGCACCCAATTGATGCACGAGCTACTTGCTGTTCATAAGGACCTTATTTGTACAAAAGGAAGGGGTGGTATGAATCCTTTACATTATGCAGCTCAATCAGGAAACCTGCATATGTTGGCTGAATTTCTAAGATTCGCCCCCAAGACTATTGAAGACGTGACAAGTCAAAGCGAGACTGCTCTGCATATTGCATTGAGAAACAAGAAGTTAGATGCTTTTGAACTCCTGGTTGGATGGCTTCAGCGGGCCTGGTTTAAAAATGCGGCATTCTGGGAGAAGAGGATTGTGAATTGGAAGGATGCAGAAGGAAACACTGTGTTGCACATTGCAGCATCCGAAAATGCACCTCAG GTAGTAAGGTGGTTATTGGATTGTGGAGGACTCCTTGTAAACATCAAGAATCTAGAGGGTTTTACTGCTCTGGACATCGCGGTGGCTAGGCAAACACAAGAGGAAAACCAAGAGATGAGGAATATGCTATGCCGTGCCGGAGCAAAACTTGCTTCATCTCTTCCTACGATTGCCTCTTGGGAAGATTACTTAAGATCTCCTGTCTCAATTAATGAGAAGTTATTCATATGGTTCTTTCGTGAGAGAATGCAATTTTCAAACGACTTTCGCAATATGTTGTTGGTGGTTGCAGTACTGCTTGTAACAATTGCCTACCAAGCTGTACTCAGCCCCCCTGGAGGAGTTTGGCAAGATAATCAGTTCAATATCGCAGCCGCCACCAGCAAA AACTGGAAGATAAGAATAATGGGTATTCTCCAAGCCCTCTATAGAACCTTGTCTCTGGGGTTAAGAGGGGTTTCTCTGATGCCATTGATGGGTCTGAAAAATGGGTTCTCTCTCAGTAATGGATCTGAGGCTGATTTGTTCTCTCCTGGAGGTGGGAATGGTGGGAAGCCCAGTACCCAAAACTCATGTCTGTCTGCAACACCAAACATGAAAGAGGCTGCCTCTGTTCCTCAACCTCCAACGCCACTTCAGGAGAAGAAGTCTCAGGTTCCTGCTGCAAATGAACAGGGTAGTGCTCCTGCTGCAA